The genomic region CTAATGTTGTCTTGTTTTTAGATGGTTCTGCAAAGCCGGGTATGCAATCTACATTGTATTTTCTGCATAGCTTCATTGTTTCGTAAATGAATCTCTTCCATGGATAATTCCTAGCTATAAATAATATTTTATGAAGGGGGTGGCTTCTATTATACATGAATTTCTTAATATGAATACGGTCTATCAATATCTTGCTCCCTGTTTCCCTTGCTAACTCTATTATTTTAATCCTTGTATCTAGATCATCGTTATAGCCTGGTATTACTGGTCCATAAAATATCCATGTATCAATGCCTTTAGAAGATAATTGTTTTAAAGCATATGCCCGCATAGATGGTGGGGATGCTTTAGGCTCATATATTCTAGATTTTTTATCATTTAGAGAAGTAATTGTAAAACCAACATCAACACTATGCTTATGTTTCGTTAATAAATCAATGTCTCTTAGAATAAGAGTGTTTTTTGTCTGAATACTTATATGGAATCCATGACTTAGGAGAAGTTCTATTGACTTCCTTGTTAACCTATATATTGCTTCAACAGGCTGGTATGGATCAGTTATCGTTCCAACCCCTACAATACCTCTTCGAAGATATTTAATCTCCTTCTCGAGAACATTGATTAAGTTTTTCTTGACAGCAATTATTTCTCCCCAATTCTCCCTGATCTCCTTGATCCAAGTATATAGTCTAGCATAACAATATATGCATCCATGATAACAACCCATGTAAGGATTCAAAGCATAGTCTAGATCTGGTAAACCGCTTCTACTTAGGGCTTTCTTTACATTGATGAAAATTATCTTCATTGCTTCAATCACTTATTCTATGATACAAGTATTTATCTATTGTTTCAATGTAGAGTATTCTTTTCAAGAGCCTAGATGAATTTATCCATTTCTCAGCTCCTAGCTTTGTTTCTTTATCGATAAACTCTAATACTTCCTTTATATTGTTAGTTTTGAGAACTGGTTTGCTTCTCATCATTGCTCTAATGTTTTCTCTGACAAACCATACACCGATAGGTATATTGAATCCTGGATAAATTTCTCGTAGCACAATTGCTATTGCTTGTTTTCTCCTCTTATACAGGTGTTCTGCTATGGCTAGTCTTGTAGCATAATAGCATCCTCCTATTTCAGGATACGTTGTCCTACCCTTGAATCCTTCATAGTCTCCCTCAACTACTACTTCTCTCTCGCTAGGATTCCAAGTTGACCCAGGCCACCAAGCCTCCATCCATTCAAAGCTCCATTTTCCAGGATAAAGTATTGCTATGAATAAGTTATCATAGTATTTTCTCACATATACCTCGATCTCCGTGATCTCATCGTATTCTTTTATTTTCTCAATTAAATACTTAGATATAGTATCATCTACAGCAGTAATACTCCACCTTGTAGGTACAAGTCTTCTTTTACGCTGAACACCTAAAGCTCCAACACTAAATATTCTCTGAATAATAGTGACTGGTATATTATGCCTATAAAGCTCAATGATCGCATTTGTAGCTTTTAAGTCCTTGTCTTGATAAACCCTATCAATAATCCTTGGTATTTTTGGATTACTAACAACTCTAACATTTTTAACAGGTGCTCTAGGACCCTGTGGGGGCTCGTATTCGCTGAAAATAATTAATGGTTTCGGGGGCTTCTCTAAATAAACCTCTACATCTACTGGTTTAATAGATAATATTATCTCATGTATTTTCTCGATGAATGAATCTGATAAGTCATTTACTCTATGTTTTCTAGAACCAGTTATTAAGCTCCAGCGATAATCCAGTATCTTCTCTAGTTTTAATCCCAACCATTTCTCTGGTAAATCATAGATGCTTGTATCACCTGTTTCTGGAGGAATAGAGGGTCCAATATTTACATATGGATAACCATGCCTACCAACAAATACCGAGGGGGGACTGCTTCCAAATAATTCCCTTGATCCAACAACTCTCCTCAACTTATAAGTAGCCATACGCCTAGCTAGTAATGGACAATAACTTAGACCACACCATCCCCTACCACGACAAACAGCACAAAGCTTCGGATCTATTCTTAACCAAGGACTCCTCCCACTCATAACCATAAACCTGTACCATAAATTAGCTGGAAAACTATTTCTCAACATAGTTATTTCTAAATACCTACTAATAATAATAGACTATTTAAAACGTGAATTACATAATACGTTAGGTAATTATGGGTAGAGACTAAAAATATGTCTACTTTTCTCTATGAATGTTTATTTCGACAACACTTGAATCAGCTTCAACTACTATGTCTATTCTGGAATTTGATTTATCATAGTCCTCATCAATATATTCTCTAGTCTTCTCGCCTTCGATATTAATATATCCATAGCTTCCATGAATAACTGCCTTGATCCTAGTATTTTCAGGAACATATATGTTGAGGTTTAGTACTGATGAATCTGATTTAATTTTCAAATATGATGTTCCAATAAAGTTGCTGTATTTTAATTCTATGTTTGCATTTGAGGAATCGGTTGTGAAGGAGATGTTTGATTCTCTCAGATCATGTATTTTTATTGAAGCATTAGAGGAATCTATGAATGATTTAACGTTTTTAGTGATTCTTAGTGTTCCATTGATATTAGAGGAATCTATATTGATCACTGCTTCTTCGAAAGTTAATGGAAGATATAATTTACCTGAAGCAGTATCGCTTCGTACCTCTAATTTATCCATATTCTTATCTATTGATACGAAACCTTCAATGCTTCTCTTACCTTCAAAAACAGTTTTGTTGCCGCTATTGAATATTGATATGCTTGACGAATCTATAGTCATATCCAATGCTTTTAGACTACTAAAACTATTTACTTCTATATGTACAGGTATTTTCTCATGACCTTTATTCATTGTTTTAGACATAGTCTTCGACATGGTCTTAGATATACCTGATAATATACTTTTAACTAAACCATTTAATAAGCCAGCAACAAATCCCCCGCCTCTACCAATTAATCCAATATCTCCTGATCTTATCTCAATTAATGGTTTAAGATTTGATGGAGCATCAATAAATAATACATCATTAACTCCTTCTAAGACGCATTCGAGAACTTCTTCGGGCATATCCTCGATCTTGAACATTAATATGTCTGAAACATATATCTTCTTACCTTCATGGCATAGCTTCTCTGCTAATCCTCGTGTAAGTGTAAATTCTATTTTATCAGAAACTCTGATAATTCCTGCAGGCTTAGATGCTTTATTCCAAGTAATTTCCTCCTCTATTCTCTCATCGCTAAGCATTTTTAATGCTTCATAGAGTTTCCATCCCTTCTCTGTTAGACGGTATTCTCCCGTTTTAGGATCTTTCTCTACTATTCCACGCAACATTTTCAAGTGAAAAGCAAATGTTCCACTATCTTCCACACCAGTGATTCTCATTAGCTCAGTATAGCTTAGATGTTTCTTCTCAGCTAATGCTCTTATAATATCTCTTCTAACTCTATGTGCTAATGCTTTCAAATAATTCTCAATATTTTCGTTACTCATGAATTATTCACCATTAAATAAATATATGTGATTCCACAAGGATAACATTTTTGAGAAGAAAAATACACTGTTATTTGTTGATTTTACTCAACAAAAATTATAGGATAAAAAACGAGGTATTTTTCATAAGGGAACTTATGGATTATTTCTCGATTTCATAGCTGATTGCAGATACTGGACAGGCATCTACTGCTGATTTAACACATTCCAACAAATCCTCTGGAACTTTACCTATAGATATGTGATCGTCTATTTTCTCCGTATATTTTTCTACAACCCTGTTCTTACCATTATCTTCTCCTAGAACGAATACTTCGGGACATGTAGCTGGTGCTACTCCGCATCCTATACATGTGTCTCGATCAACTATTACTTTAACATAGCCCATTATAGAACACTCCTCCATTAGTGTTTCAGCTATAAATAGTTATTTCCGCCGTTCTATTATATAGATTATTGCTTCATGGATAAAATGTTCTAGATCTTCAAACATATCAATCTTCACCAATAATAGCTGATATTGATGGTGATGGGGAAAACGAGATCATATTTGGGCTCTATACAGGAGAATTTGTCATAGTGAATGTTACTAAGCCTAGTGGTTTATTCCGCGAGGTTGAATGGCTTTATAACACTGATGCTCCAATAATGGCTTCACCAGCTATAAGTGATGTAGATAATGATGGGTTGCTCGAGATACTTGTGGGTAGTAGAGACTATAACATGTATTGTTTTAAGGGATTATTAGCTGAGAACAAAGCAACCACAACAATCTCAACAACTGCCACGACTACAAATACATTCACAAGCCTATCTCAAACAACAACCTCATCATCCACAACGACTACAGTGAAAACAACGATTATTTCCCACACATCAACAACTACCACAACCCAGGCAACAACCATAATGAATACTGTGAAGCAACCTATAGAATCAACTACTACTAAGAAAATAGGATTACCTACTGCAACCGGTCATTATAAACCATTAATCAACTGGGGACTTGTAATCCCGGCATTAATAGTAGCTGTTATCATTGTTTTAATAGTATATTATAAGACTAAATAGTTTCATAGAAATTATAAAGATAAGAAGAGAAAGAGAAAAAGAATTATTTTGAATACTTTTATATGCTTAGTTCCTCAAGTATTTTCTTGCGATCAACTATTTCCCTCTTCTTCTTGAAGAGTCTTGTTGAGAAG from Staphylothermus marinus F1 harbors:
- a CDS encoding Nre family DNA repair protein, which encodes MSGRSPWLRIDPKLCAVCRGRGWCGLSYCPLLARRMATYKLRRVVGSRELFGSSPPSVFVGRHGYPYVNIGPSIPPETGDTSIYDLPEKWLGLKLEKILDYRWSLITGSRKHRVNDLSDSFIEKIHEIILSIKPVDVEVYLEKPPKPLIIFSEYEPPQGPRAPVKNVRVVSNPKIPRIIDRVYQDKDLKATNAIIELYRHNIPVTIIQRIFSVGALGVQRKRRLVPTRWSITAVDDTISKYLIEKIKEYDEITEIEVYVRKYYDNLFIAILYPGKWSFEWMEAWWPGSTWNPSEREVVVEGDYEGFKGRTTYPEIGGCYYATRLAIAEHLYKRRKQAIAIVLREIYPGFNIPIGVWFVRENIRAMMRSKPVLKTNNIKEVLEFIDKETKLGAEKWINSSRLLKRILYIETIDKYLYHRISD
- a CDS encoding winged helix-turn-helix domain-containing protein; this encodes MSNENIENYLKALAHRVRRDIIRALAEKKHLSYTELMRITGVEDSGTFAFHLKMLRGIVEKDPKTGEYRLTEKGWKLYEALKMLSDERIEEEITWNKASKPAGIIRVSDKIEFTLTRGLAEKLCHEGKKIYVSDILMFKIEDMPEEVLECVLEGVNDVLFIDAPSNLKPLIEIRSGDIGLIGRGGGFVAGLLNGLVKSILSGISKTMSKTMSKTMNKGHEKIPVHIEVNSFSSLKALDMTIDSSSISIFNSGNKTVFEGKRSIEGFVSIDKNMDKLEVRSDTASGKLYLPLTFEEAVINIDSSNINGTLRITKNVKSFIDSSNASIKIHDLRESNISFTTDSSNANIELKYSNFIGTSYLKIKSDSSVLNLNIYVPENTRIKAVIHGSYGYINIEGEKTREYIDEDYDKSNSRIDIVVEADSSVVEINIHREK
- a CDS encoding ferredoxin, which produces MGYVKVIVDRDTCIGCGVAPATCPEVFVLGEDNGKNRVVEKYTEKIDDHISIGKVPEDLLECVKSAVDACPVSAISYEIEK
- a CDS encoding SPL family radical SAM protein, whose protein sequence is MKIIFINVKKALSRSGLPDLDYALNPYMGCYHGCIYCYARLYTWIKEIRENWGEIIAVKKNLINVLEKEIKYLRRGIVGVGTITDPYQPVEAIYRLTRKSIELLLSHGFHISIQTKNTLILRDIDLLTKHKHSVDVGFTITSLNDKKSRIYEPKASPPSMRAYALKQLSSKGIDTWIFYGPVIPGYNDDLDTRIKIIELARETGSKILIDRIHIKKFMYNRSHPLHKILFIARNYPWKRFIYETMKLCRKYNVDCIPGFAEPSKNKTTLDSFIQ